Proteins from a genomic interval of uncultured Desulfuromusa sp.:
- a CDS encoding 4Fe-4S dicluster domain-containing protein has translation MSKITRRKFLAGSAAGGAAMMMTPAKKAFAAGSFEGFPDGMGVLVDLTRCVGCRTCEAACNVEQKLPEPALPFDDTSVFDEMRHGQKRRTTDKAYTIVNRYEPESADEPLYRKIQCNHCNEPACLTSCFVNAYKKTPEGAVIYNSKVCVGCRNCMIACPFHIPAYTYHSVLNPVIKKCIFCYDTRLKEGRPPACVESCPQQVMTFGKRKDLMTIAKERIKKNPGKYIDHIYGEKEVGGTGWFYISNVPFEEAGFDVHLPKKPIIDNVKDFLAIVPMVLTIWPALFTGFHLLSTKGKSHGHGDDHSHDKQEGH, from the coding sequence ATGAGTAAAATAACGCGTAGGAAATTTTTAGCCGGAAGTGCTGCTGGTGGGGCTGCTATGATGATGACCCCAGCAAAAAAAGCATTTGCTGCCGGTTCATTTGAGGGTTTTCCTGATGGCATGGGAGTCTTGGTTGATTTGACCCGGTGTGTTGGTTGTCGTACCTGTGAGGCCGCTTGTAATGTAGAGCAGAAGCTTCCTGAGCCGGCACTGCCGTTTGATGACACTTCAGTTTTTGACGAGATGCGCCACGGTCAAAAGCGACGTACCACCGATAAAGCTTATACGATTGTTAATCGCTATGAGCCCGAAAGCGCTGACGAGCCTCTGTATCGCAAAATTCAATGTAATCATTGTAATGAGCCTGCTTGTCTGACCTCATGTTTCGTTAATGCCTATAAAAAAACGCCGGAAGGTGCTGTTATCTACAATTCCAAAGTTTGTGTCGGTTGTCGGAACTGTATGATTGCATGTCCATTCCACATTCCTGCCTACACTTATCATTCGGTTCTGAACCCGGTGATCAAAAAGTGTATTTTCTGCTACGACACTCGCTTAAAAGAGGGACGGCCACCGGCATGTGTCGAGAGTTGTCCGCAACAGGTGATGACTTTTGGCAAACGGAAAGACCTCATGACGATTGCTAAAGAGCGGATCAAAAAGAACCCAGGTAAATATATCGATCATATTTACGGCGAAAAAGAGGTTGGTGGAACGGGTTGGTTCTATATCTCCAATGTTCCGTTTGAAGAGGCCGGCTTTGATGTTCATCTGCCGAAAAAACCGATTATCGATAATGTGAAGGATTTCCTGGCCATAGTTCCTATGGTTCTTACCATTTGGCCGGCGCTGTTTACAGGTTTCCACCTGCTTTCAACTAAGGGAAAATCTCACGGTCATGGAGATGATCATAGCCACGATAAGCAGGAGGGCCACTGA
- the hslO gene encoding Hsp33 family molecular chaperone HslO, producing MEDHLIRVVSPDGLFRAAAAVSTQLVRTVCEKQQTDLTATVALGRLLTGGALLGSLLKGKQRLALVMEGNGPLGKISVEADADGRVRGSVRNPTAGLPPIGGRFNVAGAVGRAGFLHVRKDLGLKEAYQSMVQLQTSEVAEDLAWYLTSSEQVPSSLGLGVELDAEGRVGGAGGFLVQTLPHADSESIELLSQRIKGLPPTTTMLKRGLTPKEILAEIFVSAEFNVQQQTPLLFYCPCDQQQIEQMLIGLGRQELASLAEEQNPVEVVCEYCRHHYHFSREVMNKLIETAK from the coding sequence ATGGAAGATCATTTAATTCGAGTGGTGAGCCCCGATGGATTGTTTCGTGCGGCCGCTGCCGTATCGACTCAATTGGTTCGCACTGTCTGTGAAAAACAGCAGACGGATTTGACCGCAACAGTCGCTCTGGGTCGCTTATTGACGGGTGGTGCGTTGTTGGGATCCTTGCTAAAGGGAAAACAGCGCCTCGCTCTGGTTATGGAAGGAAATGGCCCTCTGGGAAAAATAAGTGTTGAAGCTGATGCTGATGGAAGGGTTCGTGGTTCAGTCCGCAACCCAACTGCCGGGCTGCCGCCTATTGGGGGCCGATTCAATGTTGCCGGTGCGGTTGGCCGGGCTGGTTTTCTCCACGTGCGGAAAGATCTTGGTTTGAAAGAAGCATATCAAAGCATGGTCCAGTTGCAGACCAGCGAAGTTGCAGAGGATCTGGCCTGGTATTTAACCAGCTCAGAGCAGGTGCCATCAAGTCTCGGATTGGGGGTTGAGCTTGATGCTGAGGGTCGAGTAGGGGGCGCGGGAGGTTTTTTGGTGCAAACCCTGCCCCACGCAGATTCCGAGTCAATTGAGCTTTTGAGCCAGAGAATAAAAGGTTTGCCGCCAACGACAACGATGCTGAAGCGAGGGCTGACACCCAAAGAGATTCTTGCGGAAATATTTGTTTCTGCTGAATTTAATGTGCAGCAACAAACTCCGCTGCTTTTTTATTGCCCGTGCGACCAGCAGCAGATTGAACAGATGTTGATTGGTCTGGGGCGTCAGGAGCTTGCTTCTCTGGCTGAAGAGCAAAACCCGGTTGAGGTGGTTTGTGAATATTGCCGCCATCACTACCACTTTAGCCGCGAAGTGATGAATAAGTTAATTGAAACGGCAAAATGA
- a CDS encoding ABC transporter permease, which yields MVISTDTKYYPWLPFVTLLRKEILRFLRVSTQTLLTPIVTASLYLFVFGATLGDRLNVLPGFSYAQFVIPGLIIMGVINNTFANTSSSLFMSRYLGGIVDLLVTPVSPPQFIMAYTLAAMLRGLLVGTVVWLISTVFATLPWESPLLAIFMAVIASFLFAQFGLIAAIYAHNFDTLSMYSNFLILPLVYLGGVFYPISILPDPWGQFSYLNPLFYLIDGFRHAIIGVGDTSYYVAFGVSLGIAAVLFFWAAWLIGKGYRLRA from the coding sequence ATGGTCATTAGTACAGATACGAAATATTATCCCTGGCTTCCCTTTGTGACCCTGTTACGGAAAGAAATTCTGCGTTTTCTGCGGGTTTCTACGCAGACCCTTCTGACTCCTATTGTGACTGCTTCGCTTTATCTGTTCGTGTTTGGTGCCACCTTGGGAGATCGACTTAACGTTCTGCCCGGGTTCAGTTATGCCCAATTTGTTATTCCGGGATTAATTATCATGGGGGTGATTAATAATACCTTTGCGAATACCTCTTCCTCATTATTCATGTCGCGCTACCTTGGTGGGATCGTTGATCTTCTGGTGACCCCGGTGAGTCCGCCACAGTTCATCATGGCCTATACGCTTGCGGCGATGTTGCGCGGATTGCTGGTGGGTACCGTTGTGTGGCTGATCTCAACCGTTTTTGCAACTCTCCCCTGGGAGTCACCTTTATTGGCGATATTTATGGCGGTTATTGCCAGTTTTTTATTTGCCCAGTTTGGTTTGATTGCGGCTATCTATGCACATAATTTTGACACTCTTTCAATGTATAGTAATTTTTTGATTTTACCTCTGGTCTACCTCGGTGGAGTTTTCTATCCAATTTCGATCCTTCCTGATCCGTGGGGCCAATTCTCCTATCTCAATCCACTATTTTACCTCATTGACGGATTCCGTCATGCGATAATCGGCGTTGGTGATACCAGTTATTATGTCGCTTTTGGAGTCAGTCTTGGGATCGCAGCGGTATTGTTTTTCTGGGCCGCCTGGCTGATTGGCAAAGGATATCGTTTAAGAGCCTGA
- a CDS encoding peptidylprolyl isomerase — translation MAKASARHILVPSEDKCNDLKAEIEAGADFAQVAQKHSKCPSGKQGGALGEFSPGQMVREFDEVVFSGEVGKVLGPVKTQFGYHLIEVTDRTE, via the coding sequence ATGGCAAAAGCTAGTGCACGTCACATCCTCGTCCCCAGTGAAGACAAGTGTAACGACCTGAAAGCAGAAATCGAAGCCGGAGCTGATTTTGCTCAAGTCGCTCAAAAACATTCCAAATGTCCCTCCGGAAAACAGGGGGGTGCCTTAGGTGAATTTTCCCCGGGGCAAATGGTCCGGGAGTTCGATGAAGTCGTTTTTAGCGGCGAGGTAGGAAAAGTTTTAGGCCCTGTGAAAACCCAGTTTGGCTACCATCTTATTGAAGTCACCGATAGAACAGAGTAA
- a CDS encoding menaquinol oxidoreductase, whose translation MDPINHETEDPLPDINPLRKQVQSKIKKLELLSSTGLWILALFTALSMGAFRNFDFLPPLSDSIRAALGAGPPVKYINGALVVYGFSAIILILTQMASDKKPRGALGHFGYLGAFYLFYHFSEGLSENFWAVFAVGLTILGLQSYHVWNYYHERIREQEEILHELDKLLD comes from the coding sequence ATGGATCCGATCAATCATGAAACAGAAGATCCTCTGCCGGACATCAATCCCCTGCGTAAACAGGTTCAGTCAAAGATTAAAAAGCTAGAGTTACTGTCTAGTACCGGCCTTTGGATCCTCGCTCTTTTTACGGCTCTTAGTATGGGGGCATTTCGTAATTTTGACTTTTTGCCGCCGCTAAGTGACAGTATCCGCGCTGCTTTAGGTGCGGGACCACCCGTTAAGTATATTAATGGGGCATTGGTTGTCTATGGATTTTCAGCGATTATTTTAATCCTGACGCAGATGGCCAGTGACAAGAAGCCGCGAGGAGCTTTGGGGCATTTTGGTTATCTTGGTGCCTTTTATCTGTTTTATCATTTTTCCGAAGGTTTGAGCGAAAACTTCTGGGCGGTTTTTGCCGTTGGATTAACGATTCTGGGACTGCAAAGTTACCATGTCTGGAACTATTATCACGAAAGAATCCGGGAGCAGGAAGAGATTCTGCACGAGTTGGATAAACTGCTGGATTGA
- a CDS encoding ABC transporter ATP-binding protein yields MVRRSIRGCLFLYDGEVYFSCQETEGDNCKCCCTALARVWSELYIRAMDALEIKKLCKSFDGVPAVKGIDFAIKEGEIFGLLGPNGAGKSTTINMIAGVVRLGSGSITAFGYDNQREYRYTRRMLGVVHQEIVIDNFFTVDQALRMHAGYYGVKDDPEWRQLLIDRLGLKPYLDKVMLKLSGGLKRRFMIAKALIHRPRLLILDEPTAGVDVELRHGLWAFVREINRQGITILLTTHYLEEAEEMCDRIGIMNHGELIALEDTQRLIRRLSNRRLRLWLETPLTEIPPGLGEYSPELKENGGLLLLRLPAGEGAGSVLNKLTESGLKIQDIETDQSGLEEVFIHLTGLEAEIDGH; encoded by the coding sequence ATGGTTCGGCGATCAATTCGAGGCTGTCTGTTTCTCTATGATGGTGAAGTTTACTTTTCCTGTCAAGAAACAGAGGGGGATAATTGTAAATGTTGTTGCACTGCTCTTGCCAGAGTCTGGAGTGAGTTGTATATTCGCGCTATGGATGCATTGGAAATTAAAAAATTATGTAAGTCTTTTGATGGTGTCCCTGCTGTCAAGGGAATTGATTTTGCTATCAAAGAAGGTGAAATCTTTGGGTTGCTTGGGCCAAATGGCGCAGGAAAGAGCACCACGATCAATATGATCGCTGGAGTGGTGCGCCTGGGATCAGGAAGCATTACCGCCTTTGGATATGATAACCAGAGAGAGTATCGCTACACCCGCAGAATGCTGGGGGTTGTTCATCAGGAAATTGTTATTGATAATTTCTTTACTGTTGATCAGGCTCTCCGGATGCACGCCGGGTATTATGGTGTTAAAGATGACCCTGAATGGCGCCAGTTATTGATAGATCGTCTTGGATTGAAGCCTTATCTGGATAAAGTCATGCTGAAGCTTTCCGGTGGTCTGAAGCGGCGCTTTATGATTGCTAAAGCTTTGATTCATAGGCCCAGATTGTTGATTCTGGATGAGCCGACGGCGGGGGTTGATGTTGAATTACGTCATGGGTTGTGGGCTTTTGTCAGGGAGATTAACCGGCAAGGGATAACGATACTGCTGACAACTCACTATCTGGAAGAGGCTGAGGAGATGTGTGACCGCATCGGAATCATGAATCATGGTGAGCTGATCGCACTGGAGGACACACAAAGGCTCATTCGGCGGCTGTCAAACCGGCGGCTAAGGCTTTGGTTGGAAACCCCTTTGACTGAGATTCCGCCCGGGCTGGGGGAATATTCCCCCGAACTCAAAGAAAATGGTGGTCTTCTTTTGCTGCGTCTGCCGGCTGGGGAAGGGGCTGGGTCTGTTCTGAACAAGCTCACCGAGTCGGGATTAAAGATTCAGGATATCGAGACAGATCAGAGTGGCCTGGAAGAGGTCTTTATCCACCTCACTGGATTGGAGGCGGAGATCGATGGTCATTAG
- a CDS encoding cytochrome c3 family protein, translating to MVNAGKQLITGLGVLLLFSVLSVSCYAMDYPDEIEIDSLAELYEPVVFDHAMHVDATENCSECHHHTTGTGVANEYCAKCHTGDVEMDVVACQDCHSADPVSAENLHNPKPGYSYHNDQPNLKAAYHLNCLGCHQEIGGPTGCEDCHAKTEAGDKFYRSGDFAPKEPAHSSGH from the coding sequence ATGGTAAATGCCGGTAAACAACTTATAACAGGGCTGGGAGTATTATTGCTGTTTTCTGTCCTGTCTGTGAGTTGTTACGCAATGGATTATCCAGATGAAATAGAGATTGATTCTCTGGCTGAGTTGTATGAGCCAGTAGTTTTTGATCACGCGATGCATGTTGATGCTACGGAAAACTGTTCTGAATGTCATCATCACACCACAGGAACGGGCGTCGCCAATGAGTATTGTGCTAAATGCCATACGGGGGATGTCGAGATGGATGTGGTAGCTTGCCAGGATTGCCATTCTGCCGATCCTGTGTCAGCAGAAAATCTACATAACCCCAAGCCAGGTTATTCTTACCATAACGATCAGCCGAATTTGAAAGCTGCTTATCACTTAAACTGTCTGGGCTGTCACCAGGAAATCGGAGGCCCGACAGGTTGTGAAGACTGCCATGCAAAAACAGAAGCTGGTGATAAGTTCTATCGTTCTGGAGATTTTGCTCCGAAGGAACCGGCACACTCATCTGGTCACTGA
- a CDS encoding NrfD/PsrC family molybdoenzyme membrane anchor subunit: MKKLATFGVKPHDAALKADGKQWSLMEKLLLGLTLDQYIGQVLRNKFNWILAVIFAIGIPVIIYRFIFSLGSVTHASYDYPWGLFLGFGLFCMVPLSASGFMLGTTVEIFGRHDFEPIERLALLNGLLGYFFAVVYLLVDLGQPWRLSYPMVYSFGPAAVLFLVGWHVATYLSVQVAEVSTAFFEWIGFQRGYDFIRKGTVGLTVSGIILSTLHQGALGALFLYAPGKVHPLWYSSAFQWIHFFTSSIPAGLCMVICVSTIVIYTMKWRCDQRFIDNLDRITISLAKGAAMGLSTYLIIKLIAVAHDNEWAYLATGWGTWWLLEIVGFVFAPLVLLSYAIRHKLVGLCRIGAFWTVAGILMNRLNTALITFNWQLYQEIPHKFEIIISITIFAIYVTTYRFILNRLPILYKFKAQADE, translated from the coding sequence ATGAAGAAATTAGCAACTTTTGGAGTTAAGCCACACGATGCGGCCCTTAAGGCAGATGGAAAGCAATGGTCTTTGATGGAAAAGCTGCTGCTCGGGTTGACCCTCGATCAGTATATCGGCCAAGTGCTTCGAAATAAGTTCAACTGGATTCTTGCTGTCATCTTTGCCATTGGTATCCCGGTTATTATCTACCGTTTTATCTTCAGTCTGGGATCTGTTACCCATGCTTCTTATGATTATCCCTGGGGGCTGTTTCTGGGCTTTGGCCTTTTCTGTATGGTTCCGCTGTCGGCTTCAGGCTTTATGCTCGGCACTACGGTCGAGATTTTTGGGCGCCATGATTTTGAGCCAATTGAGCGTCTGGCCCTGCTGAATGGATTGTTGGGATACTTCTTTGCGGTTGTTTATCTTCTGGTCGATCTTGGGCAACCCTGGCGTTTGTCTTACCCTATGGTTTATTCTTTCGGCCCTGCTGCAGTTCTATTTCTTGTCGGCTGGCATGTTGCGACTTATCTTTCTGTTCAGGTTGCAGAAGTGTCAACAGCCTTCTTTGAGTGGATTGGATTTCAACGCGGCTATGATTTTATTCGTAAAGGGACCGTTGGTCTGACTGTGTCAGGTATTATTCTATCGACCCTGCACCAGGGAGCCTTGGGGGCATTGTTTTTATACGCGCCGGGCAAGGTCCATCCCCTCTGGTATTCGTCCGCCTTCCAGTGGATTCACTTTTTTACATCGTCAATCCCCGCCGGTCTGTGTATGGTCATTTGTGTCAGTACAATTGTCATCTATACAATGAAGTGGCGTTGTGACCAACGTTTTATCGATAATCTTGACAGGATTACAATATCACTGGCCAAAGGTGCCGCGATGGGTTTGAGTACCTACCTCATCATTAAGCTTATCGCTGTTGCTCACGATAACGAATGGGCTTATCTGGCGACAGGCTGGGGGACATGGTGGCTGTTGGAGATTGTTGGGTTTGTGTTTGCACCGCTGGTTCTCCTTTCCTATGCGATTCGCCATAAACTGGTGGGATTGTGTCGCATAGGTGCATTCTGGACGGTTGCCGGTATTCTTATGAATCGCTTGAATACTGCGCTCATTACCTTCAATTGGCAGTTATATCAGGAGATTCCACATAAATTTGAAATCATTATCAGTATTACTATTTTCGCAATTTATGTGACGACTTACCGCTTCATTTTGAATCGCCTGCCAATTCTTTATAAGTTCAAGGCCCAGGCGGATGAGTAA
- a CDS encoding methyltransferase domain-containing protein produces MFKKVHSFLMAKSYDYAMRSTEKKCLHEWRMSLLSQAKGELLEIGAGTGVNLPHYPERVTQMTLSEPDMQMRKILQKKTLSMQKTRVNITHWGIESIDMPDSSFDTIVSTLVLCSVPHLENSLKEIYRLLRPQGTFLFLEHIISDHPQTLSWQRRIEPFWKICAGNCRLTRDTATAIRASGLRIKQLTEAPMTGTPAFVSRTIRGAASKPEL; encoded by the coding sequence TTGTTTAAAAAAGTGCATTCTTTTCTTATGGCTAAAAGTTACGACTATGCCATGCGTAGTACCGAAAAGAAGTGCCTGCATGAGTGGCGGATGAGCCTGCTGTCTCAAGCAAAAGGGGAACTACTGGAAATTGGAGCGGGGACAGGAGTTAACCTCCCTCACTACCCTGAGAGGGTGACACAAATGACTCTCAGTGAGCCGGATATGCAGATGCGCAAAATTCTGCAAAAGAAAACTCTCTCTATGCAGAAAACCCGTGTCAACATAACCCATTGGGGGATCGAATCAATTGACATGCCGGATTCCTCTTTTGACACAATTGTCTCTACCCTGGTTCTCTGCTCAGTTCCTCACCTTGAAAACAGCCTGAAAGAAATTTACCGCCTGCTCCGTCCACAAGGAACTTTTCTTTTCCTTGAACATATTATTTCCGACCATCCCCAAACTTTAAGCTGGCAACGTAGAATTGAACCATTCTGGAAGATCTGCGCAGGGAACTGTCGCTTGACACGTGATACCGCAACAGCTATCCGGGCTTCAGGTCTCAGAATCAAACAGTTGACTGAAGCTCCAATGACAGGGACACCGGCATTTGTCAGTAGAACAATCCGCGGGGCGGCCAGCAAACCAGAGCTTTGA
- a CDS encoding ATP-binding protein: MRIRLALRYTAISSLVLLIVMSISALLHIEKVQKVFTEKALREADVLSEMILRDSHHLMLADNNEQLQLMIEEIGRTPRVKRARILGKEGIVVFSMNKHEIGTTLSEKDESCSFCHLEGSKALVDVPIEKRSRTFSDDTGTQYLSITRGIYNEPSCYTAACHAHSPEEKKIGVLDMVISQDQMANLAHTHHQDVIVSTMIMLIVLSFCHYLLTKKYICDPIQGLLEQTQALSGGDLSARVKHLSGDEVGELGRSFNTMADNLAQAQIELKDWGNTLEHKVEMRTAEITDMQGQLLRSAKLASMGELVAGVAHEINNPLTGILMFASLSSKTPDLPPQVKDNLDLIVSETGRCAKIVRGLLEFARESFPEKKLDSINRIIEHTLELVSHQIIFQDVDIRYHGEDGLPDLEVDTDQLQQVFLNMFINAGQAMPSGGTLKITTKLLEKKNEVEIIVEDTGAGISQENLDKIFDPFFSTKAQKGFGLGLSVSYGIINNHGGHVDVKSREGEGTRFTIYLPIAGAASLEGPDKEGMSS, from the coding sequence ATGCGTATTCGTTTGGCTCTTAGATATACGGCAATATCAAGTCTGGTTCTGCTTATTGTGATGTCAATTTCGGCTTTACTTCATATTGAGAAGGTGCAGAAGGTTTTTACTGAAAAGGCTTTACGGGAAGCAGATGTTCTTTCAGAAATGATCCTGCGGGATTCCCACCACCTTATGCTGGCTGACAACAATGAGCAGCTACAACTGATGATTGAGGAAATCGGCCGTACTCCACGTGTCAAAAGAGCCAGAATTTTAGGCAAAGAGGGCATCGTCGTTTTTTCAATGAACAAACACGAAATTGGAACGACTTTGAGCGAGAAGGATGAAAGTTGTTCTTTTTGTCATCTGGAGGGGTCCAAGGCTCTGGTGGATGTGCCGATCGAAAAGCGTAGCCGCACATTTTCTGACGACACCGGTACCCAATATTTGAGTATTACACGCGGGATTTATAACGAACCGAGCTGCTATACAGCCGCTTGCCATGCCCACTCTCCGGAAGAGAAGAAAATTGGGGTTCTGGATATGGTGATTTCTCAGGATCAGATGGCGAATTTGGCCCATACCCATCATCAGGATGTCATTGTTTCCACCATGATTATGCTGATAGTTTTATCTTTTTGTCATTATCTGCTGACTAAAAAATATATTTGTGATCCCATCCAAGGGCTGCTGGAGCAGACGCAAGCTCTTTCCGGTGGGGATTTGTCAGCACGGGTGAAACATCTTTCCGGGGATGAAGTTGGAGAATTAGGGCGGTCATTCAATACTATGGCTGATAATCTTGCTCAGGCGCAAATTGAGCTGAAAGACTGGGGCAATACTCTGGAACATAAGGTGGAAATGCGAACGGCAGAAATTACGGATATGCAAGGACAACTTTTGCGTTCAGCGAAATTAGCTTCTATGGGAGAACTTGTTGCCGGGGTTGCACATGAAATTAACAATCCTTTGACCGGGATTTTGATGTTTGCCTCCCTGTCATCAAAAACGCCTGATCTGCCACCGCAGGTCAAAGACAATCTTGATTTGATTGTTTCAGAAACGGGACGATGTGCAAAGATTGTCCGTGGTCTTCTTGAGTTTGCCCGGGAGTCATTTCCGGAGAAAAAGCTGGATTCTATTAACCGGATCATTGAGCATACCTTAGAACTGGTTTCTCATCAGATTATTTTTCAGGATGTCGATATCCGCTATCATGGCGAGGATGGCCTTCCTGATTTAGAGGTTGATACCGACCAACTACAACAGGTTTTCCTGAACATGTTTATCAATGCCGGTCAGGCAATGCCAAGTGGTGGAACTTTGAAAATCACTACGAAGCTTCTGGAGAAAAAAAACGAAGTTGAAATTATTGTTGAAGATACGGGAGCGGGAATCAGTCAGGAAAATCTGGATAAAATTTTTGACCCATTTTTTTCAACCAAGGCACAAAAAGGTTTTGGCCTGGGATTGTCTGTTTCTTACGGAATAATCAACAATCATGGCGGGCATGTGGATGTTAAGAGTCGGGAAGGAGAGGGAACCCGTTTCACTATTTATTTGCCGATTGCAGGGGCCGCCTCACTAGAGGGGCCGGATAAAGAGGGGATGTCGTCTTGA
- a CDS encoding sigma-54 dependent transcriptional regulator, with protein MNENAEHKILVIDDEAVIREGLRQTLTIEGYQVIVAQNGKVGMEKLQKDSFSVVISDLKMPIMGGIEVLKTISVLQPNVPVIIITGFATVDSAVDAMKNGAFEYLTKPFLPDQIVEKVQSAVKQRLLNLESEVITESIPDETVADSFIGKSDAMQKVFQRILQVAPTTSSVLITGESGTGKELVARAIHNNSPRKDEPFVAIDCNSLPENLLESELFGHVKGSFTGATQSKPGLFSVASGGSLFLDEIANLSMATQAKLLRVLQQREVAPIGGTKATPIDIRLIAATNRGLDKMVEEGLFRDDLYFRLNIIPISLPPLRERAGDIPLLIGYFLKKFSEEIGREIKGLSADAHLALHDYPFPGNVRELENIIERAVVLTQGDLIQRDSLELPTSQEIESALPNFPAPTNTDELKEVKRIAREQAVEPVEKAFVYAALERNNWNVTKAAEETGMLRPNFQALLKKLGISVKDHV; from the coding sequence ATGAACGAAAATGCTGAACATAAAATTTTAGTTATTGACGATGAAGCGGTTATCCGTGAAGGCCTTCGTCAGACACTCACCATAGAAGGGTATCAGGTCATCGTTGCCCAAAATGGTAAAGTTGGCATGGAGAAACTACAAAAAGATAGCTTCAGTGTCGTGATCAGCGATCTTAAAATGCCGATAATGGGTGGAATTGAAGTTCTAAAAACAATTTCGGTCCTCCAGCCCAACGTGCCTGTCATCATCATTACCGGCTTCGCAACAGTGGATTCGGCAGTTGATGCCATGAAAAATGGAGCGTTTGAGTACCTGACAAAACCCTTCCTACCAGATCAAATCGTTGAAAAGGTACAATCTGCAGTCAAGCAAAGGCTGCTGAACCTTGAGTCTGAAGTTATTACTGAAAGTATCCCAGACGAAACCGTTGCTGATTCCTTTATCGGTAAAAGTGACGCCATGCAGAAGGTCTTCCAGCGGATACTTCAAGTCGCCCCGACAACCAGTTCCGTTCTTATTACAGGAGAAAGCGGAACCGGCAAGGAATTAGTTGCCAGGGCAATTCACAACAATAGTCCGCGAAAAGACGAACCGTTTGTTGCGATTGATTGCAACTCACTCCCGGAGAATCTCCTGGAAAGTGAATTATTCGGACACGTTAAAGGTTCTTTTACCGGTGCCACTCAGTCAAAACCCGGGTTGTTCAGCGTAGCTAGTGGTGGAAGCTTATTCCTTGATGAAATAGCTAATCTGAGCATGGCAACACAGGCCAAGCTTCTGCGGGTTCTGCAACAGCGCGAAGTCGCCCCCATTGGCGGGACCAAAGCCACTCCTATCGACATCCGCCTGATCGCGGCTACGAATCGTGGTCTGGATAAAATGGTTGAAGAGGGACTCTTTCGTGATGACCTCTATTTTCGCCTCAACATTATCCCTATCAGTCTACCGCCACTCCGCGAGCGTGCTGGCGATATTCCTCTGCTGATCGGCTATTTCTTGAAGAAATTTTCAGAAGAGATCGGAAGAGAGATTAAAGGTCTTTCTGCAGACGCCCACCTCGCCCTTCATGACTATCCATTCCCGGGAAATGTCCGTGAATTGGAAAATATCATTGAAAGGGCGGTCGTTCTGACCCAAGGAGATCTGATCCAGAGGGACAGTCTGGAACTACCAACATCTCAGGAAATAGAATCCGCTCTTCCTAATTTTCCTGCTCCAACCAACACCGATGAGCTTAAAGAAGTCAAACGCATCGCTCGCGAACAAGCTGTTGAACCGGTGGAAAAAGCTTTTGTCTATGCCGCTCTGGAGAGAAACAACTGGAATGTGACAAAAGCGGCAGAAGAAACAGGAATGCTCAGACCCAACTTTCAGGCGCTGTTAAAAAAACTTGGTATTTCGGTCAAAGACCACGTATAA